From the Triticum urartu cultivar G1812 chromosome 4, Tu2.1, whole genome shotgun sequence genome, the window GGAGTAGGGGTAGTTCAAGGCAATTCATTACAAAACAAGCTGGTCTTATGTAGCACACCGGCCATTAAACAACAGTTTGACAACATCAAGACAGCAGTTCACACTCCAGCATTACAAACCAACATTTGTCTGACAACATCTAACATTAAACAGAATAGATTCCACAGCATGATCAATTTAGTTTGCCCATCTTGCTCCTTATGTTGGCTGCAGGATTAGCAGCCTTGCTCCTTGTGCTTACAGTTGGTTGCATGCCGCCTTTTGCCTTCTTATGTGGTCAACCCCACTTTGTACCTCTTGTAGCTGGCCTTTTGAAATTATTCCTAGTGCTGAGAAACATGAACACAATCAAGATTAGCCAGCAAAAAATAGCTACATAATTAATTCATGTATATAACTACCTCTACCACCAGAACTACCTCTGCCACCAGAACTTCCTATGCTACCTGCATTTCCTCTCCCACCTGCATTTCTACCCCTTCCTCTCGTCTGGCTGCACCTAGCTTGAGAACTATTAGCTTATGATCTAGTACTTATCCTCTCAAGCTCTCCTCTACTTCTTTGTATTACATTGATTTCAATCTCTGCTGACTTACTTTCTGCATATATTCCAAACATGATAGCTAGCTCATTATCACACTGTACATGCACCCAAGCAGTATTTGCCATGTCCCAATACCTAATTTCAACATCATATAACCCCCATGGATATTTCTCTCAGATATCACTTCTAGACTTGATAAAAGTTGATGTATGGTCAACAACCAATGGGAAAGAAAACCCTGTGCCAGATCCTTTGGTACCAGAACTACCTAACACACTTGTTTCCATTCTACAGTTTAGATTAAACGCTCTAGTTGGGTCCATCCTACGCGAATATTCAGAAGAAAAAGCAAGATCATGAACAGAGCACAAGCACTATTGATGAAAGGGAGCCCTTGACGAAATTACCCTAAATGAGCACATGTGCAAGCAAATGATGACTGTGCATAGAGACATACCCTCTTGGAACCGCCCTTGTAGTCGCCGCCGTGGTCTGCGAGCTCTCTGCTCTGCCGCCCTCGCCGCTACCACGAACACCAGCCATTCCATATGGTCGCCGCTTCTTCTACCACTTCTAAAGACCGATGATGAGCAGTGCAATCAAATCTGCCGCCTCCGCATCTGGATCCACGAGCTCGCCCTTGGCAGCCGCCGCAATAGGGGAAATCGATGAACTAGGGTAGGGTTTGTCGCGAGAAAGAACAAAAGAGAAGAGAGGGGGGATGAGATGGGGTTGGAGACATGCGTGTAGGCCCCACATGTAAGAAGGAAGGGCAAAGATGTCCAGAATAACTACCTAACATGGTCAAAGCACTTTGACCAGACAGAAAGGGTATGGAGAGGTATTTTCATGAGCGTCATAGACGGAAGAGGGGTATAGTTGAGCACCATTTTATTTTAGGGGTAAAGATGAGGTCGGGGCGAAGTTAGGAAAAAAATGTAAATGTCCCTTCACTTTATGATACTAttcttatgccttttctctcttattttgcaagTTTCACATGAAGAAGGAGATTGCCGACAGCTCGAATTCTGGACCATAAAAGGCTACAATAGAGATAactattttgcacaactccaaatgacctgaaaattatggagaattattttagaatatataaaaaatattggcggaAGAAATACCAAGAGGGGCCCCACCAGGGAGCGACAAGCTTAGGGGTGCGCCCTATGAGCTTGTGCCcccccagcacccatcttctgcTATAGGAAGCCATTTGCCCTAGAAAAATTAAGAAGACTTTCGGGAGGAAGCACCGCTGTCTCAAGGCGAAACCTGGgaaggagcacttttgctcttcAGCGGAGCGATTCCGTTGgagaaacttcccttcgggagggggaaatcgaagccatcgacATCACCAACGACCCTTCTGACATGGGAGGACCAATCTTCATTAACAttttcaccagcaccatctcatctcataCCATAGTTGATCTCTtctatccaatctttgtctcaaaacctaagattggtacctgtgggttgccagtagtgttgattacatcttatagttgatgctaattggtttatttggtggaagattatatgttcagatccttaatgatattcaaTACCCCTATGATCTTGAACATGAATGTGATTTGTGAGTAGCCACTTTTGTTctcgaggacatgggagaagtcttcttataagtaatcatgtgaatttggtttcgttcgatattttgatgatatgtatgttgttgcTTACTtaagtggtgtcatgtgaacgtcgactacataacacttcatcATACTTTAGGCCTAAGGGAAGACATTgtggagtaataagtagatgatgagttgctagagtgacataaacttaaaccctagtttgtGTGTTATTCCGTAATGGACTGATTTgaatccatatgtttcatgctatggttagatttatcttaattattctttcgtagttgcggaatGGTTGCGACAGGGGGTAATCATAAGTGAgttgcttgttcaagtaagagcagcactcaagcaccggtccacccacatatcaaattatcaaagtagcgaacgcgaatcaactaaacatgatgaaagtgactagacgataattctcatgtgtcctcgagaACGATTTGCTTATTATAAAAGACCATTTTGGCTTGTTCTTTGTTATTAAAAGgactagtagaatgcccgtgcATTGCCACGGGCTCTTGAAATAGTTTACAAGAGTTACATGTTAAATTCCACACGTACAAAGAATATAACACAAACACAATTACTTAATAACTGAAGTCCATTATTGCAATGTAATTGGATAACATAAAAGAAAAATTAACGACATGTCCATGTAACAAACTGAGTGATGTTCCAACTGAACATCTATTACAAAACTATTAATATCTACATGATGCGTTTAAGAAATTCTTTCACAATATCAGGAAAGTTTCCTCTAGCTTCATTCCCACGATGTTTTAGCAAGTATAATAAAAAATGCTTCCTCAATTCATACCCATCCTGCACAAACAATACATGTAGTTAGTATGAAAATTTCACGCCGAAGGTCTTAAAACATGTAACGACAATACTCACCGCGCAAATCGGCTTGACCAATTCTTTACCGTTCCACCAGagcataaaatgaaaaacaaaataGCCAGACACATTCCTGCAAAACTTAATTAATAATATAAAGAATATAGTGATAACAAAAGTAAATATTTTTATGAATTCATTACCCGTCTATACTCGTTGGAACACAACGGAAATAAACGTTGCCATTTAGATATATCATAATTCCAACCAGGTCTTTATTTCGAGTGCTTCTTTGAAATCCCTTGCAAAACTTTTTAATTTCAGTGCATGCCTCAATTTTTTATCCTCTGACGATTGTGATGTTTGAATAGGGTCCATAATATATAGACGACGTGCCTCTTTGTCGATGACGTACAAGATGTATCGGCCGATGGATGCATAGGGAAGATAAATCTACAAGTGGAGCTATTAGAAACAACAATAAACCATGATAACATGGACAAAATATTTTATTTACCTTATTGCAAGATGAGATGTCAATCTCCATCCCAGGCCAGCTATCAAATAATGTTGCCAACGTCTGGATAGTTTCCTTCTCACAAAACTTCTGACCTCGTGTTGACTCTAGCATCATGGACTAAGTAAAAAAGAAATATTGTTTCAAACATGTTGATACTAATGTCACATAGAATGAAGAGTTATGATAACTTACACAAAATCGTAGATCCATGTAGTGTATAGGAGGGTCTGTGAACAATACTCCCTCGTCACATGCCAGCATACGCACGGCGGTGTTGAAGCAATCATTGTCCATAGGCTGCTCCATGTTAAGTATGCACTGAAGTTTCTTAAGACTTAAGCTCATTGGATCGGGTGTCGGCTCCAGGACCCATACCTTCCTGTAATTTGGATGGTAAGAAGAACAATAATATACATCCGCACATTAAATATTGATACATGATACTTACTCCAAACACCCGGCATCATCGATCGACATGATGTACTTGCAGATGTCGGCAATTATTTGACGTTGGTCCGTGGGAATGATAGTGATTGGGGCAGGACGTTTTTCTTCGACTACGTCAGAAGGATTATCCAGGATCTCGATATCAGAATTACCTAAAGTTTTCTTCGCTGACAGGTTTATGGTATATGGGACATCCTTTTAGCAAATTAAGCTCTGAATCAAGCAAAATGACTGCTAATTTTTGACGAAAATATTTCATATCCTTCTAAAAATTTtatacaaaaaatatatataatattTTCATATAAAATAACGAGATAATGTATAAAAATGAAATACCTGGGTGAACTGGTCTGACAGTCCATGTGATGTCCAATATTCCATATAATTTAGCATAAACAATCCACATGATACGCTATAATATTATAAAATAATGCTTTAGAATATCACACAGATGAATCAAATAAACAAACCATTTTAACAATTGCTTACCCATCGGTTTGTATTGCCTCCTGAACTTGCTCTTCAACCGTCCATTTTGTAACATTGAGATCGGGCCACTTATCACCTCTGATAAACTCCGGACTCTGCTCTGCAAGTTTCAGCCATTTCTCGAGCCCCCGTAACTATCATATGAGAAATGTTAGGGATGAAGTCAAACAAAACAAATGTTAAGATGAGTAAAAAAAAATATAGTTACCGTAGTAGCAAGGTCATTGCGTTTGACATTCTCACCAAGTGAGTCCAATACTTGGATCTCTCGTTTTTTGGCATTGGCAACTGCTAGATACCAATGGTAGCCCggcatgttaatcggaatgaatAACTGATGTAAATATCATACAAATCACAATCAAAATTAGATATAATTATTAATATATCATCACACATATGAACTAAAAAACATTCCATAAGACAAAAACTAACCATATCTTGCTGTATATAAGTATTAACATGACGCACGATGCGACGATATTTTGATGGGTCGATGTCTCTTTCACCGTCTTCTTTTATCTGACCAGATACAAACGTACTAATAATATGTACCTTTTCACCCGCTCTGTCTTGTAGCTGGTCGTGATCAAGCATGCAATATATGTAAGCATTTATCACCTGTAAACAACATTTAGAATATATTAATATTTTATGATATTATATATTGATCATATTATTGATTACAAAGTTTGTGCAATTGGTCTTACACCGTCATGTAAGAACACATCATTTTTTATAAGGCATTTCAAATCGTCGGTTGCTAACAAGGCATCTCCAATGTCCACGAACAGGGTATTCTTGGGGGCAGACTTTATTGATTCGATGACTATAATATCTCTAGGGGTACAAACATAGTCTGTCAAATTCATAAAAAGTGAGACAACTTAGTAACACAAAAAATAACCAAATTAGTTGAATACAAAAGGCAAGATCACAAAAATAAGATAGATAATAATATAAACATATACCTTGTGGGATAACATGCAATTTAGCATCCTTTTTTGGTTTGTTATGAGATATAACCTCTTCGACGTTATTATGTTGTGAATGTCCGGCCCCTTCCAGCGACATTGCATCTGAAACCTCCATGGATTCTTTCCGTGCATCTCCGAAGTCCATATCCATTTTCTCCTATATTCTGATTAAACAAGAATATAAATAGACCATTCATATTATCATCTATAATATACATACAGAGTAAGGTTAGCTATATGCACCTCTTCTCGTGGTGTTAGCTATATGCACCTTATTGAACCTTTGTTACTATTGCTATTTATGTAAAGGTGTATTGTTTTGGGAACGGTGAGCAAGGCAACAAATTATAGATAATTTAGGATAAAATTACCCTTGGTAAATTTGTTGGTTAGTGGGAAGTAAATCAGTTAGACTAGGAAAGAAAAAGGATATATGCTATCAAGGGAAAGATACTTCCTTTTTTTTTCTAGAAAGAGAGATACATACAATCGGGAGAGAGgtatttttctattttctgaaGGGCTAAAAAAATATTACGAGGAATTAGAAGAAATGCACCTTATATCATGGAATTTTATCAAAAAACAAATACACTTTATATATAAATGAATGGAGGAAATATCTTGTTATCAACCTATCTGTCGCCGTTATTTTTAGTATTTGCAGAGAATATCTTACTGAATATCAGACAAATGAGAGGCCGCTAGGGAGCCAGCCACAAGAGGCCCTCGTGAAACGGACGACACATAGTGAACTCTCACGCGGCGAAGCCGCCAAGAGATGGGTATTCCATCATTTTTTATAGGAGTAATGAGCGTGTATAGTTCTCAAAAGAAATATTGAATCTCTTATATCTTTGTAAATGCCTGCATTTTCGAGTGATGTACTTGTTTTTTGGATTGGAGAGCCGGGAGGTATATATTTCTTTGTCAATATACTCTCTttgtttttaaatataagtctttttaaatTTTTTAATAAGGATTTACATACGAATGCAGATAGACATAGTTTAAAGTGTAGACTTACTCATTTTGCCCCGTATCTATATTAATATAAAAGATCCAAAGGGGCAGATCCAACTGATCTCAGTCATTGAACCAAGTTAATCCAATGACCTAGACCGCTCCAATGGCGAGCGTTAAACGTGTTTAATGTGTAATTAATATCATACCAAATATATTACACTAATTACAGGATTAACACATAAATAATAACATACTTAAAACCCGCGCGCAATTAATTTATTGCCTAAATATTTAACGTGCGTTGTTCGTGCACATTTACTAGTGCATGGAGGGAGTAGAATAAAGCAAAAGGATTGGTTGTCACTCTGCGATGGCAAATATTTTCTTCTAGGGTGAGCATAGTCCGTAGGAGAGCGGGCACGTACGTCTCGGCGTGTCGGCACATTGGTGTTGCAGACCAACCAGGCCACGGCGCAACGCCACAATTCCTCCACAAGCGCTGTCCGCGCAGATTATATATAGAAATAGAAATATAAATAGAAAAAAAGGAGAGAGGTTTTATAACCAagcaaaaacaaaacaaaacaaaacctAGTCGACGGGGCGAGTTTATCTAGCCATCGGCGGCCCACCACTCAATCTCTCTCCTCCCCCTCCTCGGCCACCTGCTCCTCCCGAAGCGCCGAAACCCTAACTCCACCGATCTCTCTCCACCCCGGGggaggcgatggcggcggcgccggcggcgggaGGGCAGGGAGGCGGCATGGACGCCGCGCTCCTCGACGACATCATCCGCCGTCTGCTCGAGGTGCGGACGGCGCGCCCCGGCAAGCAGGTGCAGCTCTCCGAGTCGGAGATCCGCCAACTCTGCACCGCCTCCCGCGACATCTTCCTCACCCAGCCCAACCTCCTCGAGCTCGAGGCGCCCATTAAAATCTGCGGTGCGTGCGTCCCACTCCTCTCCTGCCCGCTTTGACTCTTCCTTCGCACAGTTAGATCTAGTTTGGTCGCGCCGCAGGTGCTGCCGACTCCCATATCTGCGTCGCGGCGATAAGCAAAAACAATCATTTGTGGCATTAACCAGGCTCCTCTCGTTTAGTGCTTCGTGCTTCTGTTTCTGTTAGATGGTGGAGGTTAGGACATTGTCATATTGATTTTCTGCTCAACTTTTTGCTGTATGTTTAGAACCTTGAAAGCATTTGATGAGGTGTTTGAAGGGGAGGAGGCCCCACAGCAAAGATGCAATCATCAAAGGCACTTAGTGTTAATTTGGGTTGACAAAGTTTTCTTGTGCAACCAGCTCTTGAAATTATCATCTTAAGGGCAACATGATATTTGCTGTTAGTAATAATTGTTGTTATACATACATTTGTTTTTCAAAATTCCTTGGGTGCTGCAGTAGCTGACATTCCGTTGGATGAAAATATACAACAATGTATATCGTGGCAGATATTTGCTGACATGGAATATTATCTCGTCTATTTAGGCATTCAAAGTAGTCTATTTGAAGTGCTCTTTTTGTCAGTGATGCTGATTTTTATCATAAACATGCCGCTTGCTCAGTCTCAGTTGAAATTTGAATATGCCCTCAAGGTTCTAGGCTTGATTCCAGACCCCCTCCTCGTTTTCTCTATGCTGAGAATTTAGAACCAAATCCCAATCACTAATTCAGAACCCTGTGATGTGCATGTGTGTTCCCTGTAATATTCTAGCAAGCTCCTTTAGTGACCAGCTTAATGGCACATAAGAAACTTAAGCTTGCGTGCATGTATGTACCTTAGTTTAGTATATCAGAGCGTCATCAGCTCACCTCTTTGCAAATGAAAGCCCCTCTCTGAACAAGATTACCTTCTTGTAACTAGGAAGCAAGCAGCAACTTTTTGGTGCTCTATGTGTTAACCTCTACCTAAGCGCCTTTTGAAGGCACATGATTCCTAGGGGTTTTCAAAACTGTGTGGTAGTATTTGCAGCAACAGCCTAACAAGCATTTGTTCATTCAAAACACTAGTTGCTAAAGTAGACTGGACTGTCTGTTGTCTGCTTTGATTGAGTTTTTGTTTTTTATCCTCGGCTATTATTGGCATTCCTCTGTCTGATAGAACTGTACTTGGAGACGTGTTTTTTTTTGCTTGTCATAGTAAGGCCTGATAAATTCCTTTCTACTTCGTGTATGCCTCTTAATTCTGTAGTTACCATAGTAGCAACTAATTTTGCTCTCCCTTGTTATCTGCCTCTAGGTGATATCCATGGTCAGTACAGTGATCTTTTAAGGCTATTTGAGTATGGAGGTTTTCCCCCAGAAGCCAACTATCTATTCTTAGGCGATTATGTTGATCGAGGCAAACAGAGTCTGGAGACTATATGCCTCCTCCTTGCATACAAAATCAAGTACCCCGAGAACTTTTTTCTTCTGAGAGGCAACCATGAGTGTGCTTCAATAAACAGAATATATGGATTTTATGATGAATGCAAGCGTCGCTTCAATGTGCGGCTATGGAAGGTCTTCACCGACTGTTTTAATTGTCTCCCTGTGGCCGCTCTAATCGATGATAAAATATTATGCATGCATGGTGGCCTTTCTCCTGATCTGGGACACCTAGATGAGATAAAAAACTTGCCCCGTCCTACCGATGTGCCAGATACAGGTCTACTATGCGATCTTCTTTGGTCTGATCCAGGAAAAGATGTCCAAGGGTGGGGCATGAATGATAGGGGCGTTTCATACACATTTGGCCATGACAAAGTTACGGAGTTCCTTCTAAAGCATGATCTTGATCTTATTTGCCGTGCCCACCAGGTACTATAAAATCTAAATCTCTAATACATCATCTTGTTTATTACTTTCTTGGAAATTAAGGTGTTTATGTATTTCATCTGATATAGGTTGTCGAGGATGGGTATGAATTCTTTGCTGACAGGCAACTGGTCACCATATTTTCGGCTCCCAACTATTGTGGTGAATTTGATAATGCTGGAGCAATGATGAGTGTTGATGAAACTTTGATGTGTTCATTTCAAATTCTCAAACCTGCTGAGAGAAAAATCAAATTTATGGCGTCAAACAAAATGTGAAATGATGAAGCTCTTTCCTCTTCTAGAGGCTCTGAGGTTAGTTGTGGCAGTCGCACTATCTTGCCCCATGCGTATGTACTTGCGCATAAGTTGCTAGACAACATTGTAGATACTAGGGAGACCTAGTCTGGGACAAATTGGTTCTCTGCTAACACTTGTATCACAGTTACATGATTACCTCAATGGCACCGGCAAAACCTTAGTAGTATATCATATGGAACTGGAATACATATTAGAGTATTGATTTAGGTTTTCCATTTAAGATATTGGAAACTGGGAATCTGACAGGTCTGCTTTGTAACTATTGCACTATCAATAACCCATTTCAATATTAGATTTGCCAAAGGAATGCTATTCTCCATGGTAGTTTGTATCATGAGTGATGAGATGCATTATTTTGCTCAATTATTTGTGAATTCTGAACATGCTTAAGCAAATTACATTGCACAGAAAAACATTGGTAAATGTACAATGTTCAGCTTGGTGCCACTTGTATATCTTGTTCCTAACAATAGACAAGTTTGTAGTGCTTTGTACACTGCTCAGCGGGCATTGTGAAGTATGTACCCGATGGATCTTAATCTTATGTTAAGAAACCTGCAAGACTTAGACCACCAATTTAGCGAAGGCAGATTTTACTTGAACAACGATTAATAGTTGTGATGTGATTTACAATAATATAGGTAGTTCTTGATGGGGGTCTTGTTAAGCTGACGGTACCGCTCTACTACAAATGTTCCACTTGTGTTCCAGCAAGATTATCGCGTAGACATCCTACATATATATGACACTCGAGACATTATTTGtgttattttgttttgttttactTTACCTCATAACACTCGATTATTATGACCAATATAGGCTCTCATGTGGACACAATCACATCAAGACATCAACGCGCAGGCGCTATGCTTGAAGGCAGCATCGGGCTAGTTCTACTGGATTAGTCAAATAATATCATTTCTAACAGTTGGTCTGAAAGTTACTCTTCATAGCAAGTGCCAGaattttttccttttctgttcCCACCGGGTGTGAAACTATCTTGTAGCTGTAGATATATTGATTATGGAAGGCTGAAGTTCGCAATTGATGCAAGATGATCCCCTCCAGCAAGAAAAAAAAAGTTCTGAATATGAGAGTTTTCTGTTTGGGAGTTCCACTATTTAAAAAGCACCTGTATCACTTACTGAGGTAAGAACGAAAGCCAAGCCTGTGTTTCTGTTGCTGTAAGCAAATATTGGATgagttttattttagtttttaGAGAGCGATAATGGTAATTCAAATAGTATGAGCACAAAGAATGCTGATGCTTGGTGGGAACTTGATGAGAAAATATTCAGCACGTTCCTGATGTAGGCTTCAATTTTCAAGGTGCTGGATGGCTTGAGTTTTTGTTCAATCAGACCAGCATGATGGACCAATGCTTGCTTAGCATTAACGTGGATACAAAATCTGGCATCCTTAAACTAAGGCTGGAGTTTGTGGTGCagactagtactccctccgtaaagaaattttagtgtttagatcactactttagtgatctaaacgctcttatatttctttatagagggAGTATTTACTAAATGTACCCTCTAAAATAATCAGAAGATGCAAATTTTATGGGGGTTGTAATTTTCTATGTTAAAACAGAATTACATTGAGCAAAAAAAAATCTGGAATTCAGGAAGCAAAATCATGATGGCAGTGAGTCGTGAGGCGGGTAGAGTATCATGATGGCTAGCTTACTCATGGTTTGCTAACACCGTCCACTGTAATTTTTAAGGGAGGTCTCTTATTTAAATGAGGTGTTTAATTTTAAATTTGCTTGTCAATGATTTCTCAAATTAATCACCAGCAGTCAGCTTATAAAAGTATTATAACAGCCCCACGCTCTCATCATCTGACAAAAATAAATGCTAACATGCAACACTTTAACATTAATATGATTTTGGATTGAGTTCCCATTTTTGACTTGGTTAACAATTTTTCAAGGAGCTCTCTCATTCAAGTGAGGgatttatttttgaatttgattCACAATTTTGATTGTTCAATGATTTCTCAAATTAATCAACAACAGCCAACTTATAAATATACATCAATCTCGCACTCTCTCACCACGTGACAAAAAAATGCCAACATGTGACTGTAGCATCAATATATTACATGTGGTCGTCACCGTATGAAATTTCCTTGTGTACGTGTGGATTAATTTACAGATAGCAGGTAATCATACCCTAGAAAGAGACCATCAAAATACCGCATTTTATAGAAAAAGAAAACACACATCATCATCTCCCAACACATCAAACCATTTTTTTAATGAAATCCCAGCAACACTAACCATGCAGCAAAACCGCAACGAATCCTTCTGGTATATATATTCACTGAAGGGGTGAGTTTATGCGCATATATATGAGCGTTTGCGTCTGTATTATGTTAAAAAAAAACCCTGAAGGAGTGCTTTATAAGAGGCGTCTAGTTGCTAACTAGGAACTGTATGGATGGTTCCTTTAGACCCTTTCCAACACAAAGATGattagatgaggtgctaagtgTATGACAACGCTTAACAACTAAACTCCTCAATGCATAGaggtttattttattttctctAAGCTTTCTTTATTTAATTGTTTAGCAGTCGAACTCTTCCATGCATAGTTATTTTGCCTTGGTCTCCATGCTTGGCATTGTTTTTTTCCTTGGgatttttgaagtgttttctctCCTTCTTGATTGCTTTGCCACGCCAGTTTTTTTATCTACATGGCATTCTTAGCACCTATACATAGAGGAGCATTGGAAAGGGTCATAAAGCATGGATTAACTATAAATATTAAATAATACAAGTTAATTACTCCAGGAACTCGTGGCTAAAATGTGAGGAGAATGCTATTTAATAATACTCCTTTCATCTCAAAATAAGTGTCGCTGATTTAGTGTAAAGTTAGTATACAAAGTCCCtgatttagtacaaagttagtatGCAAAGTTGTACTAACTTTTTATTAAATCCGCGACGCTTATTTTGGGACGGGGGAGTATGTTGTGAAAATTCCTTCAAAATCGATGAGAAAATACGGAGAACATGATACGGCTTATATAGGGATGATTCTTTTTTTTAATTAACATATGTTAATTACTCTTAACTCCCTCCTAACTAATGATACATAACGATACACCCTCGTAATCAACATCTTAATAAAGACTCCTCCACAAACCCTGTGGGTAAAATGTGAGGATAATATT encodes:
- the LOC125550472 gene encoding serine/threonine-protein phosphatase PP1; amino-acid sequence: MAAAPAAGGQGGGMDAALLDDIIRRLLEVRTARPGKQVQLSESEIRQLCTASRDIFLTQPNLLELEAPIKICGDIHGQYSDLLRLFEYGGFPPEANYLFLGDYVDRGKQSLETICLLLAYKIKYPENFFLLRGNHECASINRIYGFYDECKRRFNVRLWKVFTDCFNCLPVAALIDDKILCMHGGLSPDLGHLDEIKNLPRPTDVPDTGLLCDLLWSDPGKDVQGWGMNDRGVSYTFGHDKVTEFLLKHDLDLICRAHQVVEDGYEFFADRQLVTIFSAPNYCGEFDNAGAMMSVDETLMCSFQILKPAERKIKFMASNKM